The following are encoded together in the Patagioenas fasciata isolate bPatFas1 chromosome 7, bPatFas1.hap1, whole genome shotgun sequence genome:
- the ERCC3 gene encoding general transcription and DNA repair factor IIH helicase/translocase subunit XPB yields the protein MGRKERDKKKSKKRHYDEDEEDDDEAPGKESQEAVPSAAGKQVEDSGTKVDEYGAKDYRQQMPLKADHASRPLWVAPDGHIFLEAFSPIYKYAQDFLVAIAEPVCRPTHIHEYKLTAYSLYAAVSVGLQTSDITEYLQKLSKTGVPDGIVQFIKLCTVSYGKVKLVLKHNRYFVESTHPDVIQQLLQDHVIKDCRLRNAEGEETELITETFTSKSVISKSSEGGAGPSTSQGTDAQSKPDVPADLFEFYEQMDKDEEEEEEMQTVSFEVKQEMIEELQKRCIHLEYPLLAEYDFRNDSVNPDINIDLKPTAVLRPYQEKSLRKMFGNGRARSGVIVLPCGAGKSLVGVTAACTVRKRCLVLGNSAVSVEQWKAQFKMWSTIDDSQICRFTSDAKDKPIGCSIAISTYSMLGHTTKRSWEAERVMEWLKSQEWGLMILDEVHTIPAKMFRRVLTIVQAHCKLGLTATLVREDDKIVDLNFLIGPKLYEANWMELQNSGYIAKVQCAEVWCPMSPEFYREYIAIKTKKRILLYTMNPNKFRACQFLIKFHERRNDKIIVFADNVFALKEYAIRLGKPYIYGPTAQGERMQILQNFKHNPKINTIFISKVGDTSFDLPEANVLIQISSHGGSRRQEAQRLGRVLRAKKGTVAEEYNAFFYSLVSQDTQEMAYSTKRQRFLVDQGYSFKVITKLAGMEEEELSFSSKEEQQQLLQKVLQASDLDAEEEVVAGEYGSKSAQVSRRTGTMSSMSGADDMAYMEYHSARSKTSSNKHIHPLFKRFRK from the exons ATGGGCAGGAAGGAGCGCG ATAAGAAGAAGTCCAAGAAGCGCCATTACGATGAGGAcgaggaggatgatgatgaagCTCCCGGCAAGGAGTCGCAGGAAGCGGTGCCGTCCGCGGCGGGGAAGCAGGTGGAGGACAGCGGCACCAAGGTGGACGAGTACGGGGCCAAGGATTACCGGCAGCAGATGCCCCTGAAGGCCGACCACGCCTCGCGGCCCCTCTGGgtg gCTCCTGATGGACATATTTTTTTGGAAGCCTTTTCTCCAATTTACAAATATGCACAGGACTTTTTGGTTGCCATTGCTGAGCCTGTGTGCAGACCGACCCACATTCACGAGTACAAGCTGACCGCTTACTCACTGTACGCTGCTGTTAGCGTGGGCTTACAAACAAGTGACATCACAGAGTACTTACAAAAACTGAGCAAGACTGGTGTCCcagatggaatagttcagtttaTCAAG CTCTGCACCGTCAGCTATGGGAAGGTGAAGCTGGTACTGAAACATAACAG GTATTTTGTGGAAAGTACCCACCCTGATGTCATTCAGCAGCTTCTGCAAGACCATGTTATTAAAGACTGTCGGCTACGAAATGCTGAGGGTGAAGAAACAGAGCTCATTACAGAGACGTTCACAAGTAAATCAGTG ATTTCCAAATCCAGTGAAGGTGGTGCGGGTCCTTCAACATCGCAGGGAACAGATGCTCAGAGTAAACCAGATGTCCCAGCCGACTTATTTGAGTTTTATGAACAGATGGACAaagatgaggaggaagaggaggagatgcAGACAGTGTCTTTTGAAGTCAAGCAG GAGATGATTGAAGAGCTCCAGAAACGTTGTATCCACCTGGAGTACCCTTTGCTGGCAGAATATGATTtcagaaatgattctgtgaatcctGATATTAATATAGATCTGAAGCCTACAGCTGTCCTCAGGCCCTATCAGGAGAAGAGCCTAAGGAAGATGTTTGGGAATGGACGAGCCAGATCTGGTGTCATTGTCTTGCCATGTG GTGCTGGCAAGTCTCTGGTTGGAGTGAcagctgcatgtactgtccgcaAGCGGTGTCTGGTCCTTGGGAACTCCGCCGTGTCTGTAGAGCAGTGGAAGGCCCAGTTCAAGATGTGGTCCACCATCGACGACAGCCAGATATGTCGGTTCACTTCTGATGCCAAAGACAAGCCCATCGGCTGTTCTATTGCGATCAGCACATATTCCATGTTGGGACACACGACAAAAAGATCCTGGGAAGCAGAAAGAGTAATGGAGTGGCTTAAAAGTCAAGAGTGGGGCCTTATGATACTTGATGAAGTACATACTATCCCTG CAAAAATGTTCAGACGTGTGCTCACTATTGTGCAAGCTCACTGTAAACTGGGGCTGACTGCTACCCTGGTCAGAGAAGATGATAAAATCGTTGACCTGAACTTCCTGATCGGACCAAAACTCTATGAAGCCAACTGGATGGAGCTGCAGAACAGTGGCTACATTGCTAAAGTCCAGTGTGCTGAG GTTTGGTGCCCAATGTCACCTGAATTTTATAGAGAATACATAGCTATCAAAACAAAGAAACGGATACTGCTGTACACCATGAACCCAAATAAATTCAGAGCCTGCCAATTCCTGATTAAGTTTCACGAGCGACGAAATGATAAAATCATCGTATTTGCTGACAATGTCTTTGCCCTGAAGGAGTACGCAATCAGACTCGGGAA ACCCTATATATATGGTCCTACTGCACAGGGAGAGAGAATGCAAATTCTACAAAACTTCAAGCACAATCCAAAAATCAACACTATTTTCATTTCCAAG GTTGGTGACACGTCCTTCGATCTGCCGGAAGCCAACGTTCTGATTCAGATCTCATCCCATGGTGGGTCTCGAAGACAGGAGGCTCAAAGACTGGGACGAGTGCTGAGAGCCAAAAAGG GCACGGTTGCAGAGGAATACAATGCCTTTTTTTATTCCCTTGTGTCCCAAGACACTCAGGAAATGGCATATTCGACAAAGCGACAACGGTTTCTTGTGGATCAGGGTTATAGTTTCAAG GTAATAACAAAACTTGCAGGCATGGAAGAAGAAGAACTTTCATTTTCATCCAaagaagaacagcagcagcttctccagaAAGTCCTGCAGGCATCTGACCTGGATGCTGAGGAGGAAGTAGTTGCTGGAGAGTATGGTTCAAAGTCAGCTCAG GTGTCACGTCGTACGGGCACAATGAGCTCCATGTCAGGAGCAGATGATATGGCTTACATGGAATACCACTCTGCACGGAGTAAAACATCTTCAAACAAACACATACATCCGCTATTTAAACGCTTCCGGAAATGA